A genome region from Variovorax paradoxus includes the following:
- the hscB gene encoding Fe-S protein assembly co-chaperone HscB: MNLNDTDFQLFAVPATFAQDRAALDVRWKELQREAHPDRFAAQGAAAQRVAMQWSVRINEAYQRLKDPIRRASYICELHGSAVNAENNTAMPPEFLMQQMEWREALHEVDDVASLEKLQAEVEAGRTRALSSLDWLIDEKGDYPAAVQQVRALMFIERFAQDVEAKFDQLGQ, from the coding sequence ATGAACCTGAACGACACCGACTTCCAACTGTTCGCCGTGCCGGCGACCTTCGCCCAGGACCGCGCCGCGCTCGACGTGCGCTGGAAAGAACTGCAGCGCGAAGCGCATCCGGACCGCTTTGCCGCGCAAGGCGCTGCGGCACAGCGCGTGGCCATGCAGTGGTCGGTGCGCATCAACGAGGCTTATCAGCGGCTCAAGGACCCGATTCGCAGGGCGAGCTACATCTGCGAACTGCATGGCTCGGCGGTGAATGCCGAGAACAACACGGCGATGCCGCCCGAGTTCCTCATGCAGCAGATGGAGTGGCGCGAAGCGCTCCACGAGGTCGACGATGTTGCATCGCTCGAAAAACTGCAGGCCGAGGTCGAAGCCGGCCGCACGCGTGCGCTCTCGTCGCTTGACTGGCTCATCGACGAGAAGGGCGACTACCCAGCCGCCGTGCAGCAGGTGAGAGCCCTCATGTTCATTGAGCGCTTCGCGCAGGACGTCGAAGCCAAATTCGATCAGTTGGGACAATAA